Genomic segment of uncultured Tolumonas sp.:
CAACGGCACGCAACCACCACAACCGGTACCGGCTTTGGTTTCAGCTTTGATCGCGGCCACAGTGTGGCAACCAGCCGCTACGGCTTGCGCGATGCGGCCTTTGGTGACGTCGAAGCAAGAACAGATCTGTGCGCTGTCAGGCAGAGCATCCACACCCAGTGTTGGTTTCGCACCAGCATGTGCTGGTAGGATCAAGGTATCTGGATGCGCTGGCAGCGGCATATCGTTGAGTTTTAACTGCAACAAATTACCGTAATCGGTGGTATCACCAACCAGCACCGCACCTAACAGTTTGCTGCCATCACTGCTGACGACAATTTTCTTATAGATGCCGGCCGCGTCGTCTTGATAGACGTAACTCAGGCTTTCTGGTGTACGGCCTTGCGCATCACCAATACTGCCTACTTCCACACCCAGCAGTTTCAGTTTGGCGCTCATATCGGCACCGGTGAAGGCGTTGTCATTACCTAATAAGTGATCAACGGCCACTTGTGCCATCTTGTAGCCAGGCGCCACCAGACCAAAGAAACGACCATGCCAAGCGGCACATTCACCAATCGCATAAATGTGTTCATCGGCAGTCAGGCAGTAGTCATTGACCTCAACACCACCACGTTCGGCAATCGGCAGATCAGAATAACGCGCCAGCGTATCTTGCGGGCGGATACCGGTTGAGAACACCACCAGATCGACATCCAGCACGCTGTCATCAGCAAAACGCAGTTGATGATGACCTTGCTTACCTTGGTAGTGGGCAATCTCACGGGTGTTTTTGCTGGTGTGTACGGTCACACCGAGGCTTTCGATTTTACGGCGCAGCATTTCGCCGCCTTGGCGATCCAGCTGTTCAGCCATCAGCACCGGAGCAAATTCGATGACGTGGGTTTCTAAGCCCAGCGCTTTCAGTGCACCAGCCGCTTCCAGACCCAGCAGACCACCACCGACAACCACGCCGCTTTTGCCTTGTTTCGCCGCTTCGCGAATGGCTTTCAGATCTTCAATGGTGCGGTAAACAAAACATTCGTGATGCGCACTACCAGCGATGTTCGGTACCCAAGGATAAGAACCGGTTGCCAGTACTAACGTGTCATACGGTAGTGTTTGTCCTTGGTTGGTTTCAATCACTTTCTGAGCGCGGTCGATACGTTTTACGGCTTCATTCAAAAATAGTTTGATGCCATGTTTTTCGTAAAAGCCCGGTTTTACCAGACTCAGTTCCGCCGCGGTATGGTGCGAAAAATAGGAAGATAAATGTACGCGGTCATACGCTTCGCGTGGTTCCGCGCCAAAGACGATCACTTCGTACTGGCTGAGATCGGCTTTATCCACCAACTCTTCCAGATAACGATGGCCAACCATGCCATTCCCAACGACGATAATTCGATGTTTCTGCATAGATTAAAGCTCCAGTTCTAAATCTGAGCTGGCGCGGCTGCTGCACGCCAGAATATAACCTTGCTGCTGGTCGTCCTCAGTCAGAGGACTTGGCTGTTCACTGATATTATCGACACTGCCACTGACCACTTTGCATTTGCAGGAACCACAAACACCAGAACGGCAAGCACCGATAATAGGTAATTGTAGTGATTCCAGCGCTTCCAATACGGTTTGCTGATTGCTTATTTCACTGCTGGCACCAAAACCAGGTACTTCCAGGCGGAATTGGCGGGAAAGGGTTTCATCCGCTGCAATTGGGGTGGCCGGAGTGAATGATTCTTTGTGGCTGTTGTTCATCGGGAACTGGCGATCGCGCAGGCAGCTTTCTAATGAATCCATATACGGTGTCGGGCCACACATGAATGCATGGCAATCACTCAGATCGGGCACTAATTGATCAAATAAAGTCGGGTTCAGGAAGCCCTGATAACACACAAACGCATCGGTCGTGGTGTCGAGGATCAGCGACAATTTGAATTGCGGATATTTTGCCGCTAACGCCATTAATTCATCGCGGAAGATAATGTCTTCAGCATGACGGGCGCTATGCAGGAACAGGATCTCGGTCTCGCGTTGGTTATCCAGCAGCCAGTGCGCCATCGACATCATTGGGGTAATGCCGCTACCGGCGCTGCACAGCAAAATTTTACCGGCACTGTAATCGGCTGGCAGGAAAAATGCGCCGGTTGGCGCTAATGCACTCAGCGTGTCGCCCGTGTGGAAATTATCCAGCAACCAGTTAGAAACCAGCCCGCCAGTCACCCGTTTGACGGTGACAGCCAGATCAGCAGAGCGAGAAGGAGAAGATGAAAGTGAATAAGCGCGGCTGTGTGACTGACCATCAATTTCAACAGTCAGCAGTAAAAATTGCCCCGGCTGATAGCTGACAGCCAGTGCTTGTAATGGGCGGAAGACTAATGTTACGGCATCAGCAGTTTCCTGCCGGCGTTCAATACAACACAGGGTTTGAGCCCCTTGTTGCCATACTTGGGGGGATTGGGTCATGCACTATTCCTGTCTGATTTTGCACTGAATGACAGGCGCTTCACTGCCAATATGTGTTGTGAAGCGCCTTCGCAATTAGGCTGCGAGAATATCTTTCAGATCTTGTTCCACGGTTGTGATTGGTTTCAGATCAAATGTCTCATTCAGGAAGTTCAGCAGGTTTGGTGTCAGGAAGCCCGGTACAGATGGGCCAACACGAATACCTTTCACACCCAATGACAGCAGAGTCAGCAGGATCACGATGGCTTTCTGTTCAAACCAAGACAGCACCAGTGACAATGGCAGGTCGTTCACGCCACATTCAAAGGCATCCGCCAGCGCCAGTGCTAACTGAATGGCAGAATAAGCATCGTTACACTGACCCACATCCAACATACGAGGAATGCCGTTGATATCACCGAATTCCAAGTCGTTGAATTTGAATTTACCGCACGCCAGCGTCAGGATCAGGCTGTCTTGTGGTACGGCTTTCGCCATTTCAGTGTAATAACCACGTTCTTGTTTATCACCGTCACAACCGCCGATCAGGAAGAAGTGTTTGATGTTGCCAGCTTTCACCTGATCGATCACGGCAGGAGCAGCCGCCATCAGGGCATTACGGGCAAAACCAGTCATGGTGTAATGTGGGATCTCATCGTATGGGAAACCTTCCAGTGACGCTGCTTTTTCAATCACAGTGCTGAAATCATCACCTTCGATGTGAGTCACACCTGGCCAGCCGACGATGCTACGGGTAAAGATACGGTCGGTATATTTACCTACGTTCGGGTTGATGATGCAGTTAGAAGTCATCACTACCGCACCAGGGAAGGCTGCGAACTCTTTTTGCTGGTTCTGCCAGGCAGAGCCATAGTTACCAACTAAATGTGGGTATTTTTTGAAAGCTGGGTAGGCATGCGCTGGCAGCATTTCGCCATGAGTGAATACGTTGATGCCTTTGCCTTCGGTCTGCTGCAGAATTTTTTCCAAATCATGCAGATCGTGACCAGATACCAGGATCGCTTTACCCGCTACCGGCTTCATGTTCACTTTGGTTGGCTCTGGATGACCAAAGGTTTCAGTTTCACCTTTATCCAGCATCGCCATAACTTTGAAGTTCATCTGACCAATCTGCATAGCGCAATCAATCAATGGCTGCATTTCAGTTGGTTCAGTGCCCAGGAAGGCCATGATCTGGTGATATTCAGCACCAACAGCATCATCCTGCTGACCTAAGACGCGCGCATGTTCCATGTAAGCAGCAGCGCCTTTCAGACCATACAGACACAACAGGCGCAGGCCCAGAATGTCTTCACCAATTTCTTTATGGTTACGATTTACTGCTGCATTTGGAGCCCAAGTCAGCAATTCTGCTTTGTCAGCAGTCAGGATCAACGCCGCCGGGCCAGTTGCCACTTCCGGAGTTTTGCCAGCTAACAAGCAAGCCGCTTCGTAACGCGATTTCAGCGAGTCACGGTTTTGTTGTGCTTCATTGATGAACGCGATGATGCGAACCGCATCGAAATTCACATTGGTCAGCGTAGCGAACAGCGCCTGACAAACATAGGCATCAATGGCTTGATCAACAATACCAACAGAGCGGGCTTTTAACGCGTAATCAGAAACGCCCTGTAGCAGATAAATCAGCACGTCTTGCAGATCGGAGACTTCGGCAGTTTTACCGCACATGCCCATGGTGTAACTGCAGCCTTTAGCTACAGGAGTAGAGATGGTCTGTTCACATTGAATACAAAACATTAGGACGTTCCTTGATTCGATTACCAGATATTGCGTTATCTATATCAAGGGGCGTGCCAATATTTATTACATTGATTTATAAGGAGTTAATTTCAATTTGATAACTGCGCAGTTAAAAAGACCCGGAGCCAATGCCGGGTCTTTTTAACTTTTCGAGTCTTTTTGACTAAGCTTTATTTGCCAAGTAGCGAAACCGGATTAACTGGTTTTCCCGCCTTGCGGATCTCAAAATAAAGCCCGGTCGCGCCCGTGTTACCGCTGTGGCCGACACTGGCGATAACATCACCGGCATTCACCCGCTGACCCACATGTTTGGTCAGGCTTTGATTATTGCCATATAAACTGAGATAACCGCGGCCGTGATCGATAACTAACACGTTACCAAAACCATCGAGCCAGTCGGCATAGACCACATCGCCGTTACCAGCGGCTTTGACCGGTGCTCCCTGACCGGCCTGAATAAGCAGCCCCTTCCAAGCCACTTCACCGGTGCGGTTTTCCCCGAATTTACGGATCACGGCGCCACGTAAAGGCCAGCTCATCCGGCCGGATTTCCCTAAGCCTTGCAAATCTGTTTTCGCCAACCGGGCGGCTTCTTTGCGTGCCGCTGCTTCCTGCGATTTACCGGCTTGTTTGGCTTTTTCACGCGCTAAGGCTAGGGCTTCCTGCTTTTTACGGGCACGTTCGGCTTCCAACTGTTTGCGCTGTTCTTCGATTTTCTGCAACATGGCTTTTTCTGCTAATTGCAGTTTATCCAATTGCTGCTGATCGGAATGTAATGAACTGTTCAGCTCTTTAGCGGTCATCTCGCGCTGTTGCTGTTTTTGCTGCAAAGTCAGTTGATCTTGGCGCTGGTTATCAATTAAGCCGCGCAATTCCTGACTGCTTTCATTGGTTTCCTGTTTATTGCGTAACAACTCAGCTTTGGTGGCATCCAGTCGCTTTAAGATCTTCAGGCGTGCCTGATTCATATAACCGTAATAGGCGAGGGTGCGATCAACGGCTGCCGGATCTTGCTGATTCAGCAACAACTTCATGTAATCGTGCTGGCCCATGCGATAGGCTTCATCAAACTGTTCGGCAAGCAATCGTTGCTGCTGATTAGATTCTGCTTCCAGCTTGGCGCGCTGAGCCTCTAAGCGTTGCAGTTTACTGCGTACTTTACCGAGCTGACTTTGCGAGGTCTGTAGCTTCTGATTAGCAGCTGCAATAGCATCTTCATCGGCTTTGAGTTGTTGTTGCAGCGATGCCAGATCTTTTTTCTGAACCTGAATAGCTTGCTGTTTTTGCTGGATTTGTTCCCGCACGCTGGAGAGCGACGAGTTGACGTTTTTTGACTCTTCCGCCTGTATGACGGCGCTAAAAAAAAACGCGCCGACCAACAGGCCGACGCGATTGTATTTCATAGGAAACAACTGCTCTGCCCACATGGGCGAGAATTATTTCAGAACCATCAGAGGCTTACCAGTCATTTCGGCTGGAACTTCCATACCCATCAGGGTCAGCATGGTTGGCGCCAGATCAGACAGTTTACCGTTTTCCAATGCAGTCGCTTCACGACCTACATAGATCAATGGAACCGGCAGGCTGGTGTGTGCAGTGTGCGCCTGACCCGTTTCTTCATTGGTCATCTGTTCAGCGTTACCGTGGTCGGCAGTGATCAGACATTCGCCACCCACTTCCTGCAGCGCGGCAACGACTTTACCGATCGAGTCATCAACCGCTTCACAGGCTTTAACGGCCGCAGCGAAGTCACCGGTGTGACCAACCATGTCGCCGTTCGGGTAGTTACAAACGATCACGTCATATTTACCGCTCTTGATCGCAGCAACCAGTTTGTCAGTCAGCTCGCCTGAGCTCATTTCTGGCTGCAGATCGTAGGTAGCTACTTTCGGGCTGGCGATCAGTTCACGATCTTCACCTGGGAAGCATTGTTCTTCGCCACCGTTGAAGAAGAAAGTCACGTGTGCATATTTTTCAGTTTCAGAAATACGCAGCTGAGTTTTGTCATGTTTAGCCAACCATTCGCCCAGAGTATTGGTCAGCGCTGTTGGCGGATAAGCACAAGAGGTTTTGATGTCAGCGGCATATTCAGTCAGCATGACAAAATCAGCCAGTTTAGGCTGTTTGTTACGAACAAAGCCGTCGAAACCTTCACCAACAAAAGTACGGGTAATTTCACGCGCACGGTCAGCACGGAAGTTCATGAATACCAGCACGTCGCCATCATTCAATGGTGCAGCTTCAGTACCGATCACGCTGGCTTTAACGAATTCATCGTTTTCACCACGTGCATAAGCTGCAGCCAGTGCTGCAGTTGCATCAGCGTAAGGCGCAAATTCTGATTTGCCTTCACACAGCAGGTCGTAAGCTTCCTGAACGCGATCCCAACGGTTGTCGCGGTCCATGGCGTAGTAACGGCCAACCATAGAGGCGATACGACCTTTACCCAATTTCTTGAATGCAGCATCGAATTTTTCGATAGATTCTTGTGCTGAACGAGGCGCTACGTCACGACCATCCAGGAAGGCGTGGAAATACAGCTGGTCAGCACCGCGCTGAGCAGCCAGTTCCAGCATACCGATGATGTGGTCTTCATGGCTGTGTACGCCACCTGGCGACATCAGACCCATTACATGAACTGCTTTGCCAGTGCTAACAGCAGCATCAACGGCTTTACACAGGGCGTCGTTTTTGAAGAAATCGCCATCGCGGATCTCTTTAGTCACACGAGTCAGTTCCTGATAAACCACACGGCCAGCACCGATGTTAACGTGACCTACTTCAGAGTTACCCATCTGGCCGTCTGGCAGACCTACGTCCATACCTGAACCAGAGATCAGGGTGTTGGCGTATTTAGCGCACAGAGCATTCAGATTCGGTGTGTTAGCGGCGGCAACGGCGTTACCTTCTTTCTTCTCGCTGTAACCCCAACCATCCATGATGATCAGTGCCAGTGGCTTTTTAGCTGTAGACATTGTGTGTGGCCTCTTTATTTGGATTTTACGAAAACAAGTTCGACTGCTGTCAATTCTACAATATCTGCTGCATTAGTCACCTTTTCACCTCGTTTCGTTACACATTTCACGGAAGGAATTTTCATTGCAGGGCGAATACTGTAAATCTGCTGATTCACATGTAATACTGTCCGGATTATTTTCAGTGTTGTTGGGAAAAAAGAATGCAGGAATACATCGATTTTGCAATACGTCACGAAATGCTGGTTCTGGCCTGGGTTGGTCTGGCTACCGCGATTGTGGCGACCGCAGTAAAAGCTGCTTTTTCACCGGTAAAACAAATAGATCATCAAGCAGCCGTCACCTTGATTAATCGTCAGGATGCATTGGTTATCGATGTACGTGCACAAGATGAATTTGCACGTGGCCACATCACTAATTCTCATCATATTCCACTGGCGCAAATCGAACAGGGTAATACCACTGAAATTGACAAGCATAAAGAGAAGCCAGTGATCGTAGTTTGTGAAACGGGTGCTCGTGCGGAAACAGCGGCCAGTAAGCTGGTTAAAGCTGGCTTTAAGCAGGTTTACCTGTTGCGTGGTGGTTTAACTCAATGGCGTGCCGGTAATTTACCCGTCACGAAAAAGCGCTAATTAATTTTGCATTAACAGCCGTCAGGCAATACTAATAAAGGGCATTAAAATGACAGAAGCAGTAAATAACACCGCAGCAGAACCAGAATTTCAGATCCAACGCATTTATGTAAAAGATGTTTCTTTTGAAGCACCGAATACACCTGTTGTCTTCCAGAAAGAGTGGCAGCCAGAAGTGAAACTGGATATGGACACGCAAACTCAGGTGCTGGGTCAGGATGTGTACGAAGTCGCACTGACGTTGACCGTGACTTGTAAACTGGGCGAAGAAACCGCGTTCCTGTGTGAAGTGAAACAAGCGGGTATATTTACTGCCTCTAATCTGGATGCTCAGAGCCTGGCACATTGCCTGGGCGCATTCTGCCCGAACATTCTGTTCCCTTATGCACGTGAAACGATTGCCAGCTTGGTCAGCCGCGGTTCATTCCCACAATTGAACCTGGCGCCAGTTAACTTTGATGCACTGTTTGCTTCACATATTGCGCAACTGGAAGCAGAACAAGCACCTGTTGGCGCAGTACAGTAATGGATTCATCCGCAGTACTGAGTGTTTTGGGGGCGGGGTCTTACGGCACCGCCCTTGCCATTTCTCTGGCCCGCAAAGGCCAGCCGGTATTGTTGTGGGGGCATGATCCGCAGCAGGTTGCCCGTTTACAGCAAGATCGCTGTAATCAGGAGTTTCTGCCGGATGTGCCGTTTCCTGATTCATTACAGCTGACCGATGATCTGGCGTATGCCGTTTCCGCCAGCCGTGATTTGCTGGTAGTGGTGCCCAGCCATGTGTTTGGTGACGTATTGCAGCGGATCAAACCTTTCCTGCGTGAAGATACCCGCGTTGCCTGGGCGACTAAAGGTCTTGAGCCGGAACATGGTCGTCTGTTGGGGGAAGTGGCACAAGAGATCTTAGGTGCGCAGATCCCGCTGGCTGTCTTATCGGGGCCAACTTTTGCCCGTGAATTGGCCGCAGGCATGCCGACCGCTATCGCGGTGGCAGGAACGAATGACCAGTTTACCGCTGAAATGTCAGCACTGATGCATTGTGGTAAATCATTCCGTGTGTATTCCAATCCGGATTTCATTGGTCTGCAAATTGGCGGCGCGGTAAAAAACGTGATCGCAATTGGTGCCGGTTTGTCGGATGGTTTAGGTTTTGGTGCGAATGCCAGAACAGCCTTGATCACCCGAGGTTTGGCGGAGCTGCAACGGCTAGGCTTATCGCTTGGCGCGGATGCCAAGACCTTTATGGGCATGGCAGGATTAGGCGATCTGGTGCTGACTTGCACTGATAATCAATCACGTAACCGTCGGTTTGGTCTGGCGTTAGGGCAGGGTAAAACGGTGGAACAAGCCATGACTGAAATCGGTCAGGTAGTTGAAGGTTATCGTAATACCAAAGAGGTTCATGTTCTGGCTGCCCGACAGGGGGTAGAAATGCCGATTTGTGAGCAGATTTATCAGATCTTGTATCAGGGTAAATCAGCGAAAGATGCCGCATTAACACTACTGAGCCGGGATCAGAAGGGCGAATAGTTAGTGATATCCGTATAAAAACAACGCCAGCTTCTGCTGGCGTTGTTATATGCAAAATTACATGCAGTAATCAATAGAACGAGTGTTCACCGCGGGCATGTTCTGTCGCATCTTTCGCGCCAGTCAGTTCGCCAGGGAAACGTTCCAGCAGCTGCTTCTCAATCCCTTCTTTCAGCGTCACATCGACCATTGAACAACCATTACAGCCACCACCAAATTGTAAAATGGCAATGCCGTCGTCAGTGATTTCGGTCAGTGTCACTTTACCACCATGGGCGGCAAGAGACGGGTTCACTTCCGACTGCAAAACGTATTCAACACGATCAGCCAGTGGCGCATCATCAGGCACTTTACGCATTTTAGCGTTCGGTGCTTTCAGTGTTAGTTGCGAGCCCATCTGGTCACTGATGAAATCGATGACCGCATCAACCAGAAACGGTGCACTATTAGGGTCAATGATGGCGTCAAAGCCACTCAATGGTAAGCGAGTATCTTCTGACTCCACGGCATCTGGAGGACAGTAAGAGACGCCACATTCCGCATTGGGGGTGCCCGGATTCATAACAAATACACGGATATTGGTGTTTTCCGTCTGCTTTTCCAGCAGCTTGCGGAAATGAGCCTGAGCGCTTTCGGTGATTGTGATCATCGCCATCCTCTAATCCTGACTAAATAACTAAGGTATTATAATACGCCGCAAAATGTATATGACACAATACTTATTCACCGCGTAGTTGCGTCCGACAAATTGCCCAGACATCGACACGTTGGCAGCCGCTTTCTTTCAAAAGTCGTACCAGTGCTGTGACGGTAACACCCGTGGTCACCACATCATCCAGCACAGCCACATGCCGATAGGTATGTGGTTTGATAATAAAGGCATTATTCAGATTTGTCTGTCGTAATTCGCGAGAAAGGCCCGCTTGTACTTTGGTGGCGCGAGTTCGAGCTAATAAACGGTTATTGCAGGGAATATTAAGTTGCTGCGTGATAGGGCGTGCGATCTCCTGCGCCTGATTGTAACCGCGAGACCATTGACGCTGCCAATGTAGCGGTACTGGCAGGATCACTTCGGGTTTTGGTTCCTCTGCCGGATAGAGTTCTGCCAGCATTTTGCCAAATAAAGCCGCTGGTAATGGTTTATGTTGATATTTCAGCTGGTGGATAAGCCCGGTTAAGGGGAATTCAAAGTCCGCGAGAATATGCAAAAAATCCCATTCGGGTGGTTGTAACAAGCAATGACCACAGATGTCATTGTCGCCAGCCAGCGGTGTGCCACACAAACGACAGTGATGATCGAGCAAGGGCAACTCTTCGGCACAATAGTGACAAAGTAATGGCTGTGTAGTGGGTTGACGACAAAACAGACAAATACCATATCCGGCAATATGGATATGTGTGGAGATGACTCGTCGAAGGGTAGTGAGCATGCATGATAAAACAATGAGAAATGAATTAATTACTGTAATAAAAAGGGCGCCCTGAGGCGCCCTGATAGATTTGCAATCGTCTTAGTTATTGTAAGCACGTTCGCCATGAGAAGTCAGATCCAGACCTTCGCGTTCTGCTTCCACTGGAACACGCAGACCAACCAGTTTATCGATGAGGAAGTAACCCACGATAGACACCAGACCAGACCAAACTACAGTAGTGATAACACCAATCGCCTGAATTTTAACTTGTGCAGCGATAGAGTAATCAGGAGTCACTGCGTTTGCGACGTAATCCCAAACCCCTGTGCCACCCAGATCCGGAGAGGCAAATACACCGGTCAGGATCGCACCCAACATACCGCCGATACCGTGTACACCGAATACGTCCAGTGAGTCGTCAACGTTCAGCATGCGTTTCAGACCGTGTACGCCCCACAGGCAAACTACACCAGCCAGACCGCCGATCACGATACCACCCATTGCACCAACGAAACCCGCTGCTGGAGTGATGGCAACCAGACCTGCTACCGCACCGGAAGCTGCGCCCAGCATAGAAGGTTTACCTTTCAGTGCCCATTCAGCAAAAGTCCAGGTCAGTGTTGCTGCCGCAGTTG
This window contains:
- the gpsA gene encoding NAD(P)H-dependent glycerol-3-phosphate dehydrogenase; this encodes MDSSAVLSVLGAGSYGTALAISLARKGQPVLLWGHDPQQVARLQQDRCNQEFLPDVPFPDSLQLTDDLAYAVSASRDLLVVVPSHVFGDVLQRIKPFLREDTRVAWATKGLEPEHGRLLGEVAQEILGAQIPLAVLSGPTFARELAAGMPTAIAVAGTNDQFTAEMSALMHCGKSFRVYSNPDFIGLQIGGAVKNVIAIGAGLSDGLGFGANARTALITRGLAELQRLGLSLGADAKTFMGMAGLGDLVLTCTDNQSRNRRFGLALGQGKTVEQAMTEIGQVVEGYRNTKEVHVLAARQGVEMPICEQIYQILYQGKSAKDAALTLLSRDQKGE
- a CDS encoding ComF family protein, whose translation is MLTTLRRVISTHIHIAGYGICLFCRQPTTQPLLCHYCAEELPLLDHHCRLCGTPLAGDNDICGHCLLQPPEWDFLHILADFEFPLTGLIHQLKYQHKPLPAALFGKMLAELYPAEEPKPEVILPVPLHWQRQWSRGYNQAQEIARPITQQLNIPCNNRLLARTRATKVQAGLSRELRQTNLNNAFIIKPHTYRHVAVLDDVVTTGVTVTALVRLLKESGCQRVDVWAICRTQLRGE
- the envC gene encoding murein hydrolase activator EnvC, coding for MKYNRVGLLVGAFFFSAVIQAEESKNVNSSLSSVREQIQQKQQAIQVQKKDLASLQQQLKADEDAIAAANQKLQTSQSQLGKVRSKLQRLEAQRAKLEAESNQQQRLLAEQFDEAYRMGQHDYMKLLLNQQDPAAVDRTLAYYGYMNQARLKILKRLDATKAELLRNKQETNESSQELRGLIDNQRQDQLTLQQKQQQREMTAKELNSSLHSDQQQLDKLQLAEKAMLQKIEEQRKQLEAERARKKQEALALAREKAKQAGKSQEAAARKEAARLAKTDLQGLGKSGRMSWPLRGAVIRKFGENRTGEVAWKGLLIQAGQGAPVKAAGNGDVVYADWLDGFGNVLVIDHGRGYLSLYGNNQSLTKHVGQRVNAGDVIASVGHSGNTGATGLYFEIRKAGKPVNPVSLLGK
- the secB gene encoding protein-export chaperone SecB, which codes for MTEAVNNTAAEPEFQIQRIYVKDVSFEAPNTPVVFQKEWQPEVKLDMDTQTQVLGQDVYEVALTLTVTCKLGEETAFLCEVKQAGIFTASNLDAQSLAHCLGAFCPNILFPYARETIASLVSRGSFPQLNLAPVNFDALFASHIAQLEAEQAPVGAVQ
- the nfuA gene encoding Fe-S biogenesis protein NfuA, producing MITITESAQAHFRKLLEKQTENTNIRVFVMNPGTPNAECGVSYCPPDAVESEDTRLPLSGFDAIIDPNSAPFLVDAVIDFISDQMGSQLTLKAPNAKMRKVPDDAPLADRVEYVLQSEVNPSLAAHGGKVTLTEITDDGIAILQFGGGCNGCSMVDVTLKEGIEKQLLERFPGELTGAKDATEHARGEHSFY
- the gpmM gene encoding 2,3-bisphosphoglycerate-independent phosphoglycerate mutase; protein product: MSTAKKPLALIIMDGWGYSEKKEGNAVAAANTPNLNALCAKYANTLISGSGMDVGLPDGQMGNSEVGHVNIGAGRVVYQELTRVTKEIRDGDFFKNDALCKAVDAAVSTGKAVHVMGLMSPGGVHSHEDHIIGMLELAAQRGADQLYFHAFLDGRDVAPRSAQESIEKFDAAFKKLGKGRIASMVGRYYAMDRDNRWDRVQEAYDLLCEGKSEFAPYADATAALAAAYARGENDEFVKASVIGTEAAPLNDGDVLVFMNFRADRAREITRTFVGEGFDGFVRNKQPKLADFVMLTEYAADIKTSCAYPPTALTNTLGEWLAKHDKTQLRISETEKYAHVTFFFNGGEEQCFPGEDRELIASPKVATYDLQPEMSSGELTDKLVAAIKSGKYDVIVCNYPNGDMVGHTGDFAAAVKACEAVDDSIGKVVAALQEVGGECLITADHGNAEQMTNEETGQAHTAHTSLPVPLIYVGREATALENGKLSDLAPTMLTLMGMEVPAEMTGKPLMVLK
- a CDS encoding rhodanese-like domain-containing protein codes for the protein MQEYIDFAIRHEMLVLAWVGLATAIVATAVKAAFSPVKQIDHQAAVTLINRQDALVIDVRAQDEFARGHITNSHHIPLAQIEQGNTTEIDKHKEKPVIVVCETGARAETAASKLVKAGFKQVYLLRGGLTQWRAGNLPVTKKR
- a CDS encoding hybrid-cluster NAD(P)-dependent oxidoreductase codes for the protein MTQSPQVWQQGAQTLCCIERRQETADAVTLVFRPLQALAVSYQPGQFLLLTVEIDGQSHSRAYSLSSSPSRSADLAVTVKRVTGGLVSNWLLDNFHTGDTLSALAPTGAFFLPADYSAGKILLCSAGSGITPMMSMAHWLLDNQRETEILFLHSARHAEDIIFRDELMALAAKYPQFKLSLILDTTTDAFVCYQGFLNPTLFDQLVPDLSDCHAFMCGPTPYMDSLESCLRDRQFPMNNSHKESFTPATPIAADETLSRQFRLEVPGFGASSEISNQQTVLEALESLQLPIIGACRSGVCGSCKCKVVSGSVDNISEQPSPLTEDDQQQGYILACSSRASSDLELEL
- the hcp gene encoding hydroxylamine reductase, which encodes MFCIQCEQTISTPVAKGCSYTMGMCGKTAEVSDLQDVLIYLLQGVSDYALKARSVGIVDQAIDAYVCQALFATLTNVNFDAVRIIAFINEAQQNRDSLKSRYEAACLLAGKTPEVATGPAALILTADKAELLTWAPNAAVNRNHKEIGEDILGLRLLCLYGLKGAAAYMEHARVLGQQDDAVGAEYHQIMAFLGTEPTEMQPLIDCAMQIGQMNFKVMAMLDKGETETFGHPEPTKVNMKPVAGKAILVSGHDLHDLEKILQQTEGKGINVFTHGEMLPAHAYPAFKKYPHLVGNYGSAWQNQQKEFAAFPGAVVMTSNCIINPNVGKYTDRIFTRSIVGWPGVTHIEGDDFSTVIEKAASLEGFPYDEIPHYTMTGFARNALMAAAPAVIDQVKAGNIKHFFLIGGCDGDKQERGYYTEMAKAVPQDSLILTLACGKFKFNDLEFGDINGIPRMLDVGQCNDAYSAIQLALALADAFECGVNDLPLSLVLSWFEQKAIVILLTLLSLGVKGIRVGPSVPGFLTPNLLNFLNETFDLKPITTVEQDLKDILAA
- the nirB gene encoding nitrite reductase large subunit NirB, with amino-acid sequence MQKHRIIVVGNGMVGHRYLEELVDKADLSQYEVIVFGAEPREAYDRVHLSSYFSHHTAAELSLVKPGFYEKHGIKLFLNEAVKRIDRAQKVIETNQGQTLPYDTLVLATGSYPWVPNIAGSAHHECFVYRTIEDLKAIREAAKQGKSGVVVGGGLLGLEAAGALKALGLETHVIEFAPVLMAEQLDRQGGEMLRRKIESLGVTVHTSKNTREIAHYQGKQGHHQLRFADDSVLDVDLVVFSTGIRPQDTLARYSDLPIAERGGVEVNDYCLTADEHIYAIGECAAWHGRFFGLVAPGYKMAQVAVDHLLGNDNAFTGADMSAKLKLLGVEVGSIGDAQGRTPESLSYVYQDDAAGIYKKIVVSSDGSKLLGAVLVGDTTDYGNLLQLKLNDMPLPAHPDTLILPAHAGAKPTLGVDALPDSAQICSCFDVTKGRIAQAVAAGCHTVAAIKAETKAGTGCGGCVPLISQVLNAELSRQGIEVKNHLCEHFAFSRQELFHLVKVGQLKTFAEVLSKHGHGYGCEVCKPAVGSILASCWGEYVLKAAHTPLQDTNDTFLGNMQKDGTYSVIPRMPGGEVTPEGLMEVAAVARDYQLYTKITGAQRIGLFGAHKDDLPTIWDRLIKAGFETGHAYAKSLRMVKTCVGSTWCRYGVQDSVGLGVELEHRYKGIRSPHKMKFGVSGCTRECAEAQGKDVGIIATDKGWNLYVCGNGGMKPRHADLLAADLDKETLIRYVDRFLMFYVRTADKLQRTASWLENLEGGLDYLKSVIIDDKLGIAAELEQEMEFIRNQYHCEWQETLGDEQQKLRFRHFINSAQPDPLVQFVGERHQHRPAKPEERIPTYNISLEEPV